TTTGTCCAAGTCCGAATACAGATGCGAGCATGGTGGATAACACGGCGGAGATCAGTACAATATTCATAGCCGATCCCGTCCAGCCTAAACCATGCAGGCTAAGTGCGGATACAAACGGACTAACTGCTTCAGTCACCAGAGATGAAGGAATCAGCAAGAACAATGCCGCCATCCCGGATAAATAAAGGCCAATCAACAATACGGTAGTATAACGAATGGCCTTTGGTATTGTTTTTGCAGGATCAGTAGTTTCCGTTGATGTTTGTCCGAGGACCTCAAATCCTGAATAAGAGAACATTACGATCAGCATGCTCCCGGCGATTCCACGGATACCTCCCGGTATCCAATTCTCCGAACGAAGGACATCAACACCCACGGGTCTCGGTCCCCCTGTAGTAAATCCAACTACAAAGAAAATGGCTATGAATACAAAGGCAACAATCGCGAGCAGCTTAAACACGGCTAGTCCGCTCTCCAGCTTGCTTAAACGCTCTGCCCCCAGCAAGTTCAGCAGGGTCACACCCACAATAATAATACTTCCGAGGAGCGGCAGTGATATTCCAGGGAACCAGCCCCTTAGAAGAATTGAAACTGCCGTTGCCTCACTGGACATAGCCAGTACAAGTCCAATCCAGTAGACCCAACCGACCGTATAACCTGCTCCCTTCCCAAAAGCTTGCTCTGTATAAGAGCGGAATGAGCTTGACTTCGGATTAGCCACCGTCATTTCGGCTATAGCGGTCAAAATGAAATAAACCAATATACCGCCAATCACAAAAGCTATTAGTGCAGAAGGTCCAGCCGCACGAACAACAATCGAGCTACCTAGGAAAAAAGAGCCTCCTACTACAGTACCAAGCGCAAGCATTGTAAGCTGCCACACGGATAAACCTTTTGTATCCTTCTCCTGCTCCATGGGTTCCTCCCCAATCTTTTTTTTACAAGTATCTGCAAAAACAAGGGAAGTTACCCGTTAATTCGAAATATGGTAACCTCTTCTCCATGATTGTGCAGAGAATGGCATCCCAACTCATACGTATAATTTTCTGCAAATTCTACTCGTATAGTAATTTGAATATTGAGAACTCTAACAACAGCATCTGAACTTTCCAGGAGGAGATCACTTTGTTTTACTACCAAGAAAAACTAATAAATGAAATCGTGCCGGATCGGCCCGATCCCGCTGCAGCCAAAGCTCTGCAAGAAATTTTAGGCGGTCATTTTGGTGAAATGCGTACAATGATGCAATTTTCATTTCAAAGCGCCAATTTTCGTGGACCGGCAACCGAATACCGTGATTTAATAAGAGGAATTTTTATAGAGGAAATTAGCCATGTTGAATTGGTACAAGCCACGATTAATCAGTTATTAGATGATTCCGGATCAACCTCTAAGGCCGATAACACGGGTGATCCTGCACTTACAAGCGCTGTAGGGGATGGCCTCACGTATCATTACATTATCGGTGCACAAAGCTCCCTGCCTGTTGATTCCTCCGGTAATCCTTGGAACGGCTCTTGGGTGTATGACCACGGTAATCTGGTTAGTAATTTATTAGACAATTTGGTGCTGGAAGCGACCGGAACCCTACAGAAATCGCGTATTTATGAAATGAGCGCTAATAAAACCATGCGCGAAACATTAGCTTTCCTAATGGTTCGGGATAATGCTCATCAGAATGCCTATGCGAAAGCGCTTGAGACCTTGGGGGTAAAATGGGGGAATGTTCTTCCTGTACCCGATTACGACTTGAAGCAGTACCCGGAATGCCGCAAATACATTGAACGGGGCTGGAATAACATCCAATTCAATTTCAGAATGGATTCTACAAGAATCGGTGAGATCTTCCAAGGAACTTCTCCTGGTCGTCATGGTGGCACCTTATCTATGGCGGAACCTCCGATGGGCTTTCCGGTTCCTGTTCTGGCAGAGAGACCCATTGAACATAGTCCGGAAATCCCTACAGTCGGTAAGGATCCCTTGTTTACAAGCAGGGTGTAAAAGTCTTCACTCACGTTCAAAGTTCGAGGGGCTTACCCTAGTCAATATCGTTGACTTTGGTCTAGTCCCTTTTCTATGTATCTTGTTCTAATTTATTCATTAAATTTATTTATTAAATTTTTTTGTGAGTTTTGAATGCGTTTTCCTAGAAAAGTATGCTTTAATAAAGTATCGTAAAAGAAAATTCCAGAGTAAAGGAGCTTATATGATGGAAATATCCTCATTTTTGTTACCCAAAGACAAGGTTGCCTATATAACCTCCTCATTCTCCATGCGGGAAGCCATGGATCAGCTGGAACAGCACCATTACACGGCAATCCCTATTGTTGATGAAGAAGGGAAATATGTAGGCACTCTATCGGAAGGCGATCTTTTATGGAAACTGAAAAACACACCGGATCTTACCTTTGGCAATATGGAGAAAGTTCCAGTAAGCGAAATTCAAAAGCATGTTCACAACGAGAGCGTCTTGATAAATGCTCAAATGGAGGATATGCTAACGCTCGCGGCCGACCAGAATTTTGTTCCCGTGATCGAAAAGGGTGGGATATTCCTAGGTATAATCCGCCGAAAAGATATTATTGAATACTACACTAGAAATATAACAGATTAAAAAGAATCCCAATCCTTTGATATAATAGAACCAAAGTCTAAAAAAGCGGGGTTCTAGTAATGATCTATCTAATCAAACTTATCTACAGCTTCATTCTTCCACCTGGTATATTTATACTTCTTTTGGCAGGAATATCTTTATGGTTATGGAAACGTGAACGGAAACCGGCCTTGTTGCTTCTAGCAGTAACGTTGGTCATGTACCTATCTGCAACGAGTTGGGTCGGGGGCATGTTAATGGGGAGTCTGGAACGAAAATACCCCCAGCCAAATGCGCTAAAGGGCGATATTATCGTAGTGCTTGGAGGTGGAGCTACCTCGGGAACTCCTGATTTGGACGGCGAAGGTAATTTATCTGGATCAGCTGCCAACCGTCTGTTAACAGCCGCGAGGCTTCACCGCTCCAGTGGACTTCCAATCCTTATCTCTGGTGGAAAAGTATTCTCCGACACGGGGAACGAGGCCGAAATTTCCCGGAGGCAGCTGCAAGCACTGGGAATTCCCAATAAGGACATATTTATCGAGAACCAGTCCTTAAATACTGAACAAAATGCTAAGTTCACCGCGGAACAATTGATGAATCGAGGTTTTTCTGAACCAGTATTGGTTACTTCTGCTTTTCATCTACCGCGAGCCATTATTGAGTTCAAGCAGGCTGGACTGATTGTACAGCCTTATCCTACTGATTATTGGACCAGCAGGCCAGAGAAGCTGTACGCGTCAAAGTTCACACCGTCCTCCACTGGCCTCTCCTTAACCGCAACAGCACTGAAAGAATACCTCGGATTGCTGGCTGCAACATTTTAATATGCAAACAAAAACCGCCCCAAATCAGCAGGCTCTGCGATCATGGGACGGTTTTTGTTTGCTCAAGTAAAGTAATTTTTATGTTTATGCAGTAGTAGCTTCGGTAGCAGCTGGCTCTTCAACATCTTCATGCATGATTTTAATTTGGATCATTACTGTACTTGGATCCGTAAGTACTTCTATTCCATCCTGGAAAATCAGGTCAGACACTAGGAGTTGATCTCCGGCATCAAGGCCGCTAATATCGACTTCCATGGAGGTTGGCAAAACATCTGGCATACAACGAACTTCTACTTCGTATAATTCGACTTGCATTACTCCACCGGATTTGAGGCCGATAGCTTCTCCTGCAAAATGTATCGTAACTTTGCTATCCATGCTTATAGTCATATTTACGTGTTGGAAGTCGATATGCAAAATTTTACCTGATAATGAGTCCTTTTGGATGTTTTGAATCACAATAGGCATTACTTTCTCATCGGCTGTTTTGCCTTGGAGAATGGCGCGTGGATTCTTTTTCAGAATATCCAGCATTTCTTTCTCATTTACTTCTACATTCAAAGTATCTTTACCAATGCCGTACAACACAGCGGGAATGCGTCCTAATTTTCTTGCTTGACTCTTTTGGGACTTTGTTTCTCCAGTGCGTTTGTCTAATTGAATAAATTTACTCATTTTTTGGTTCCCGCTCTCTTTTGACCATAAATTCTTGTCAAATTTCATTATAACATGACCATAGAATCTAGTCAAATCACCTCTTACGTTTATTCATATTCATCAAATGGATCCGGAATTTCAATATGATAAGCCTCTGCATCACTAACTCCCACAGATAGAATCGCTCGACCATCCCCAAAGCGTATAAGTCCACCACTGAAAATAACATCCTTTAGGTCGGGACGTTTGCCGGGACCAATGGGAAAGTCACTTCTAGCTGCAATAATTTTTATAGGTGAGGTCTCCTTTGTCTCAGGATTTAGGGAGAACACTATAGAATAGTAATGCTTGTTATCTAATTTATCAAAGCAGGCAATATGACCCAACACACCCACATGGCCATTTTTCAATAGATGCGCTTCGTTTGCGCCTCCCCACTCTGAAGGAATAAATTGATCTTGGAAAACCTCCGCATCTAAAAAGGTTTGCTCATTGAGCTCATCAAGCGAAGGAATAATCGTGAATCCTATTTTCCCTCTTCCACCTCTAATACCTTGCGGTCTTGTAAATACCCCCACCCTGCCATCTGTCAGCTCAATCAGGCGTATATCCTTCATGGTACCGGGTCCGGAAGAGAAATGGCATAATGAATCGATATCGAATCCACGATAAAATTGAGTGACCCATGATACGATTTTCTCCGGGTAATCTGGATCCGTGATTATTTCAACTCCACCAACAATTAATTCACCGTTGATTATGGTATAGAATGGATCCTGCAAATTATAAGTATGTGTATGAGCCCGGGGACTCCAAACTTCATTCTCGCATGTAAAAAAGAAGACTTGAGAGAACTCACTATCTCGTTCCTCAACTCTTCCCATGATGACTTCCTCACCATTATATCGGAAAGGGGCCGTAATATTATATACGTCTCGATTGCCGACACCGGAGAAGGCTAGCTTCTCCACCCGTGTTGTACGGAGATTCGCATAAAATGTGTCTAGAAGCTGGGTACAGGTTCTTGTCTTAGTCTTTTTCCTTTTCATATCCATGCTCCTTAGGGTGATTCGTATCAATTTGCGTATCAACATCTTCTGTAGTTTCTTCTATCCGAATAAGCTCTCCGGGCTGAACATTGAAATATAGACAAAGCTTTAGCAGAAGATCCCGAGGGTACTGGACCATTTCATCCTTATACATCCTGCGAACGGAATCGAAATGGTAATTCACATCTTTTGCAAGCTTGCGAATAGATAATTTAGGGTCGTGTTTTATCATGACCTCACTCAGTTTACTGCGTATGACCGGCATACATACACCTCCTACAACAATATATATTGGGAATGACAGAGAGTCAATAAAATTGACAAGAAAAAATGGTCATGTTATAGTAAGGGCAGGAAAAAACTTGTAATACTTGTATTTTCAGAAAATTTTATACCCACTTTCTCAAGGAAATAAAGTACTCTTTATTTTCTTTTTTTGTTTCCAAAAATTCCAAACACAAAATGGAGGCTCTTAATGAAAAGTCCAATCAGCAATCGAAATATCGTTTTTATGAGCACCAGTCTCCCGAGAGAATGCGGTATTGCTACATTCACACAAGATTTATTAGATCAGTTTGAACATATGCGTGGGTTTAATAAACCTCGTATCATTGCCATTAACAATAAAGAAACTTACCAATACGGAGATCAAGTATTTAGAGAAATAGACCAGCACAAGCTATCCGATTATATAGATACAGCTGATTTCCTTAATAAATCGGATGTGGATCTTCTCGTTATTCAACATGAATTCGGTATTTATGGCGGTGAAAGCGGAGAATATTTGATTCCGTTTGCCGAAAAACTCAAAATTCCATTCATCGTTATTTTTCATACCGTATTAACAAAACCTTCATTGAAACAGCAGCAAATTATTACACGATTGGCTGAACTAAGCGTTAAAGTCGTCACGATGGCCCAGTCCACGGTCAATGATCTTATTTCTATCTATGGTATTGAGGCTAAAAAGATCTCATTTATCCACCATGGAGTACCCTATGTCAAAACAGAATCCAGGTCTAAATTAAAAGAACAATACGGCTTTGCCAACCGAAAAATCTTATCCACCTTTGGCTTTTTGAGCCCGGGTAAAGGAATCGAATATAGCATAGAAGCCATGCGCGGAGTGGTCCAGCAGCATCCCGATTGCCTATATATCATTTGGGGTAAAACACATCCAGTCGTCAAACAAGAAACAGGCGAGGTCTATAGACAGAAGCTGATGGATCTTGTTAAAGAATTCAATTTAGAGCATAACGTTATATTCGTCGACAAGCTATTGACTCAGGAAGAAGTGATTCAATCTCTTGTTATGTCCGACATCTATATGACTCCTTATTTGGGTAAAGATCAAGCTGTGAGCGGTACTTTGGCCTACGGAGTAGGTTATGGCCGAGTCATTGTTTCCACACCTTACCGATACGCAGAAGAAATGCTGGCTGAAGGAAGAGGTTTGCTCGCTAATTTCCGCGATTCTGCGTCCTTGGAGACCTGTATCCTTCAATTGCTGGATAGCCCTGATTTAGTAATCGAAATGGAACGCCGTACACTCGAGCTTGGAAAAACAATGTTATGGAGCGAGATCGCCAAAACTTATGCTGTAATGTTTCAAGAGAAAATCTCGATCTCGGAATTAGCTAATAGGAGTGTGGTTTAATGGTAGTACCAACGATAGTAAAGTTCAAAAATGATTACATGCGCAGAATTACGGATGATACAGGGATCTTCCAGCACACCAAGTTTGGTGTGCCTGATCGCTCAAAGGGTTATACGACAGACGATAACGCACGCGCATTAATAGCTGCCGTACTGATGTACAGCAGCAATAAGGATTCAGAGACACTGGATCTGATTCACACCTATATATCCTTTATTCACCATGCTCAAAATTCAGATGGAAACTTTAGAAATTTCATGGATTACAACCGATCCTTTATCGAGGATAGCGGCTCTGAGGATTGTCAAGGACGAACGCTGTGGGCGCTTGGTTTTGCCCTCTCCTATTCCTCCTCCTTACCCGATAATCTATTGAACACTTGCCGTTACATGATCAATCAAGCTTTACCGCATATCGAAGCTTTGGGTTCACCGCGTGCAGGAGCTTATGCACTGATCGGTCTAAGTTACCTGATCGAAACACCTAATGCTTTGACCTATGCCTTTCCCTATCCCCACACACCAAGCACCGCGGAAGAAAAGGCGTTTCTGCCAAGAGAATTCATCATGGATCTGATTGAAACTGTAGCGGTTCGTCTTCATAATCAATATACCCTTAATAAAGGGAGCGATTGGAATTGGTTCGAAGACAGCCTTACTTACGGGAACTCGATGCTTCCTTGGGCCCTTCTAAAAGCATTCCGTATTTCCGGCAACGTCAATTTGAAGGATACCGCTAAAGAAAGTCTGGATTTCCTGACCTCTAAGACCTTCTCTGATGAAGGCTATTATAAGCCGATTGGCAGCCATGGGTGGCTGCTGCGGGGTGGAGAAGCTGCTCCCTACGATGAACAGCCTATTGAGGCTTGTGAAATGCTTCTCGCATGCAAAGAAGCAGCTGTTATCCTTCAAGACACGACTTATCTTAAACAAGCAGCCCTGTGCTATGAATGGTATTTAGGTCATAACTCTTTAAAAATGTCTCTCATTGATCCGCAAACCGGGGCATGTTATGACGGTATCCACAGTACTGGATTGAACCTGAATCAAGGCTCGGAGAGTATCATTTCTTACTCTATCGCCCATCTGGTGATGCATCATGAATAAATTCGCGACGATCCTAGCAGGCGGCGGCGGGACCCGCTTCTGGCCTCTCTCCAGACAAGAGGTTCCTAAGCAGCTCCTCAATATAAGCGGTAACGATATAATGTTAAATGATACGATTGAGCGTTTCAAAGGGATTATCCCTCAAGAAAATACAGTAATTGTAACGAATCGTACTCAGGCTGTGCTGCTGGAAAGTATTATGCATAGCAGTGTATCGAAGAACAATATTCTCATTGAGCCTGTTGCACGCAATACGGCTGCAAGTATACTTTTCGCTGCCTTTAGTATAGAGAAAACCCACGGCGATTCTTTAATGGTTGTGTTGCCTTCGGATCATCATATAACAGATGAAGAACAATTCCGTCTTACACTAGATGAAGCATGCACAGTAGCGATGGAAAGAGATAAAATAGTGACCATTGGTATTACGCCAATTTTCCCATCAACTGGCTACGGTTATATTGCCTATGATAAGGATCCTATTTCTATACATCCTGTTGCGATATACGATGTAGCTGAATTTGTAGAAAAACCAACCTTCAAGAAAGCACAAGGTTATCTGGCATCCGGCAATTATTTATGGAATAGCGGTATCTTCATTTGGAAAACATCAGTTATTATTGATAATTTCAAAAGATATCTTCCCCGGCTGTATAAGACGATGCTTCCCATCAGTGATGCTCTAGGTACGGATCAGGAAGATGCTGTAATCAATCAGATCTATCCGACACTTCAGAGCATATCGATTGATTATGGTATTCTTGAACGCTCTGATGAAGTTGTTGTTCTCTCCGGCCAGTTCGGCTGGAATGATATCGGAAGCTGGGATGCTCTTGGTGCGATATTCCCTCCGGATGAGTCGGGCAACATTATTAAAGCCAATCACATCGGCATTGATACCCGCAATTCTATTATTTATGGCAACGGCAGACTTATTACAACCATTGGCGTTGACGGATTTATCATTGCAGATACCGAGGATGCGCTTCTAATCTGTCCTAAGGACAATGCGCAGGCCGTCAAAGACATCGTCGATATATTGAAAGAAAAAGGAATGAAGGAATATATCTAAGGTTCAGCATTTTATAAAAAGCAATAGTTGGGGAGTGATCCCTGTGCTATTGCTTTTTTGTTTAGATTCTCGCGGTTTCGTTGATCCATATCACAAAATAGATGGAAAGCTAAAAGAAATAACTGCCCCTCCTCGGCTGCTGTTCCCTGCAGTAATCAGCCCTCCGCACCGTTCCACAATCGCCCGGGAAATGGCCAGTCCTAGGCCAGTGTCTCCATCCTTCCCTTTTACAAAACGATGAAATAAATACGGAAACACATCCTCTGGTATTCCCGTACCGTCGTCAGTAATGATAATTTCAATACGATCATTGTTCTTCCCTGCTTGAATGCAAATCTGCTTCTTCGCATATCTTGTTGCGTTCACTACAACATTTAGCAGTGCTTGCAGTAATTTATCTTGATCGGCTCTTATCATTAACTGTTGAGATTCCCCTGCACTATATTCAATTTGCAGCTCCAATCCTTTCTTAACTAATAACGGATTCACTCGTTCGATGCTTTCTGTCAATATATCCTGGATGCACACCTCCACAGGGCGAAATATGTCCTCTTCACTATCCAGCTTGGCTAGCAAGGTCATTTCGGTAATGATGTTCTTCAGCCTGCCGCTTTCACTAAGGATAATATCCAAGCCTTTATGGACACTCTCCCCCTCAAATATACCGTCCCGTATACCTTCAGCGTAACCGGAAATGGACATCAACGGTGTCTTAAGCTCATGAGAAGCATTCTGAAAAAACTGCTTCTGTACATGACTATATTTGTCCATGTCCCGTGCGAGATCATACACGGCTTCGGCAACTGTGCCAATTTCCCCTCCTGCAGGAATCAGTTGAACCTCTGAATAATGTCGGGTTTTCACCTTTTTTAATTCTTCTTTTAAGGACATCAAAGGCTTAATCAGTTTTCTTGTAATCAACAAGCTCAGCAGGAACATCATGGCTCCACCCAGACATATCACCATTAGTAGCTGTTTTAGCAGCTCTTGTTCAATTTCTTTAATTCTGCTGACGGGTGAAATGAGTGTCAACATGCCTTGGGAAATAGGATTTACAGCAACAATAAAACGGTTATCTTTCCCTTCCCATAGATTGGTTAGGTCAGTAGACAAGGGCCTGGAATATTCCGCCTGAGCCCATTCTGAAATCTCTGAGGCAATCACATTTGGACTAGCTGCAACCGAACTTGACAGAACATTCCCTGTTTTATCGGTAATAATGGCTTCTACCCCCTTGGCAGGAGCCACTATGGAGACAGGAGTAAGTGCTATCACTCCTTCTGCTGTCGTACCTTTTACTGCTTC
Above is a window of Paenibacillus wynnii DNA encoding:
- a CDS encoding CBS domain-containing protein yields the protein MEISSFLLPKDKVAYITSSFSMREAMDQLEQHHYTAIPIVDEEGKYVGTLSEGDLLWKLKNTPDLTFGNMEKVPVSEIQKHVHNESVLINAQMEDMLTLAADQNFVPVIEKGGIFLGIIRRKDIIEYYTRNITD
- a CDS encoding 50S ribosomal protein L25, which encodes MSKFIQLDKRTGETKSQKSQARKLGRIPAVLYGIGKDTLNVEVNEKEMLDILKKNPRAILQGKTADEKVMPIVIQNIQKDSLSGKILHIDFQHVNMTISMDSKVTIHFAGEAIGLKSGGVMQVELYEVEVRCMPDVLPTSMEVDISGLDAGDQLLVSDLIFQDGIEVLTDPSTVMIQIKIMHEDVEEPAATEATTA
- a CDS encoding helix-turn-helix domain-containing protein, which codes for MPVIRSKLSEVMIKHDPKLSIRKLAKDVNYHFDSVRRMYKDEMVQYPRDLLLKLCLYFNVQPGELIRIEETTEDVDTQIDTNHPKEHGYEKEKD
- a CDS encoding manganese catalase family protein, whose translation is MFYYQEKLINEIVPDRPDPAAAKALQEILGGHFGEMRTMMQFSFQSANFRGPATEYRDLIRGIFIEEISHVELVQATINQLLDDSGSTSKADNTGDPALTSAVGDGLTYHYIIGAQSSLPVDSSGNPWNGSWVYDHGNLVSNLLDNLVLEATGTLQKSRIYEMSANKTMRETLAFLMVRDNAHQNAYAKALETLGVKWGNVLPVPDYDLKQYPECRKYIERGWNNIQFNFRMDSTRIGEIFQGTSPGRHGGTLSMAEPPMGFPVPVLAERPIEHSPEIPTVGKDPLFTSRV
- a CDS encoding mannose-1-phosphate guanylyltransferase; translation: MNKFATILAGGGGTRFWPLSRQEVPKQLLNISGNDIMLNDTIERFKGIIPQENTVIVTNRTQAVLLESIMHSSVSKNNILIEPVARNTAASILFAAFSIEKTHGDSLMVVLPSDHHITDEEQFRLTLDEACTVAMERDKIVTIGITPIFPSTGYGYIAYDKDPISIHPVAIYDVAEFVEKPTFKKAQGYLASGNYLWNSGIFIWKTSVIIDNFKRYLPRLYKTMLPISDALGTDQEDAVINQIYPTLQSISIDYGILERSDEVVVLSGQFGWNDIGSWDALGAIFPPDESGNIIKANHIGIDTRNSIIYGNGRLITTIGVDGFIIADTEDALLICPKDNAQAVKDIVDILKEKGMKEYI
- a CDS encoding amino acid permease, which codes for MEQEKDTKGLSVWQLTMLALGTVVGGSFFLGSSIVVRAAGPSALIAFVIGGILVYFILTAIAEMTVANPKSSSFRSYTEQAFGKGAGYTVGWVYWIGLVLAMSSEATAVSILLRGWFPGISLPLLGSIIIVGVTLLNLLGAERLSKLESGLAVFKLLAIVAFVFIAIFFVVGFTTGGPRPVGVDVLRSENWIPGGIRGIAGSMLIVMFSYSGFEVLGQTSTETTDPAKTIPKAIRYTTVLLIGLYLSGMAALFLLIPSSLVTEAVSPFVSALSLHGLGWTGSAMNIVLISAVLSTMLASVFGLGQMLRSLADEGHTPAWMKDRKDIPYRGILISGGSMLAGLGLGMLLPQGVYLFLVSSGGFSVLFTYAIIMASHYRLRKRNGGPFSKQHGLKGFPYTSWLTIGSLIAIIVSMPLIPGQGGGLAAGVMFVAIFAGLYAWGHFRKPVVVARKPLVRVPSITSPFSGLAQTEMSEELTEGIPEVLAKSAELKKGDEPRK
- a CDS encoding DUF1861 family protein, which codes for MKRKKTKTRTCTQLLDTFYANLRTTRVEKLAFSGVGNRDVYNITAPFRYNGEEVIMGRVEERDSEFSQVFFFTCENEVWSPRAHTHTYNLQDPFYTIINGELIVGGVEIITDPDYPEKIVSWVTQFYRGFDIDSLCHFSSGPGTMKDIRLIELTDGRVGVFTRPQGIRGGRGKIGFTIIPSLDELNEQTFLDAEVFQDQFIPSEWGGANEAHLLKNGHVGVLGHIACFDKLDNKHYYSIVFSLNPETKETSPIKIIAARSDFPIGPGKRPDLKDVIFSGGLIRFGDGRAILSVGVSDAEAYHIEIPDPFDEYE
- a CDS encoding sensor histidine kinase, whose amino-acid sequence is MKLVHQINLAFASVLLVVLTGSAVIIHYVLLDHFMGAKAEEMQSIGSVMTASLNREAVKGTTAEGVIALTPVSIVAPAKGVEAIITDKTGNVLSSSVAASPNVIASEISEWAQAEYSRPLSTDLTNLWEGKDNRFIVAVNPISQGMLTLISPVSRIKEIEQELLKQLLMVICLGGAMMFLLSLLITRKLIKPLMSLKEELKKVKTRHYSEVQLIPAGGEIGTVAEAVYDLARDMDKYSHVQKQFFQNASHELKTPLMSISGYAEGIRDGIFEGESVHKGLDIILSESGRLKNIITEMTLLAKLDSEEDIFRPVEVCIQDILTESIERVNPLLVKKGLELQIEYSAGESQQLMIRADQDKLLQALLNVVVNATRYAKKQICIQAGKNNDRIEIIITDDGTGIPEDVFPYLFHRFVKGKDGDTGLGLAISRAIVERCGGLITAGNSSRGGAVISFSFPSIL
- a CDS encoding YdcF family protein → MIYLIKLIYSFILPPGIFILLLAGISLWLWKRERKPALLLLAVTLVMYLSATSWVGGMLMGSLERKYPQPNALKGDIIVVLGGGATSGTPDLDGEGNLSGSAANRLLTAARLHRSSGLPILISGGKVFSDTGNEAEISRRQLQALGIPNKDIFIENQSLNTEQNAKFTAEQLMNRGFSEPVLVTSAFHLPRAIIEFKQAGLIVQPYPTDYWTSRPEKLYASKFTPSSTGLSLTATALKEYLGLLAATF
- a CDS encoding glycosyltransferase family 4 protein, with amino-acid sequence MKSPISNRNIVFMSTSLPRECGIATFTQDLLDQFEHMRGFNKPRIIAINNKETYQYGDQVFREIDQHKLSDYIDTADFLNKSDVDLLVIQHEFGIYGGESGEYLIPFAEKLKIPFIVIFHTVLTKPSLKQQQIITRLAELSVKVVTMAQSTVNDLISIYGIEAKKISFIHHGVPYVKTESRSKLKEQYGFANRKILSTFGFLSPGKGIEYSIEAMRGVVQQHPDCLYIIWGKTHPVVKQETGEVYRQKLMDLVKEFNLEHNVIFVDKLLTQEEVIQSLVMSDIYMTPYLGKDQAVSGTLAYGVGYGRVIVSTPYRYAEEMLAEGRGLLANFRDSASLETCILQLLDSPDLVIEMERRTLELGKTMLWSEIAKTYAVMFQEKISISELANRSVV